In one window of Tellurirhabdus rosea DNA:
- a CDS encoding O-methyltransferase, which yields MIAAYLRYLLNARDEHSLHSPFLYDLYTKTIRVDEPDEPAFAPIEDLRRELLKSRETIAITDYGAGSKVNASRERTIRDIARHSQKPTRFARLLYRLLRRFECQTVFDLGTSLGLTTLYEAAAVPQGKLITFEGCPQTADRARSHFARLGYSNIQTVVGNLDETLAAQIAAIDRLDFAFFDANHRYEPTVRYFETCLPKIHNDTCFVFDDIHWSAEMEQAWEAIKAHPQVVVTVDLFYVGLVFFRQQQPKQHFTLKF from the coding sequence ACCTCCGTTACCTGCTGAATGCCCGCGACGAGCATTCCCTTCATTCGCCGTTTCTTTACGATTTATACACCAAAACCATTCGGGTCGACGAACCGGACGAGCCGGCCTTTGCCCCCATCGAAGACCTGCGCCGCGAACTGCTGAAAAGCCGCGAAACCATCGCCATCACGGACTACGGGGCCGGTTCCAAAGTCAACGCCTCCCGCGAACGCACCATCCGCGACATTGCCCGCCACTCCCAGAAACCGACCCGGTTTGCCCGACTGCTGTACCGCCTGCTCCGCCGATTCGAGTGCCAAACGGTGTTCGACCTCGGCACCTCGCTCGGCCTGACGACCCTCTATGAAGCGGCGGCCGTTCCGCAGGGAAAACTCATCACATTTGAAGGCTGTCCTCAGACGGCAGACCGCGCCCGGAGCCATTTCGCCCGGCTCGGGTATTCCAATATCCAGACGGTGGTCGGCAATCTGGACGAAACGCTGGCCGCGCAGATCGCCGCCATCGACCGGCTCGATTTTGCCTTTTTCGACGCCAATCACCGCTACGAGCCGACGGTCCGGTACTTTGAAACCTGCCTGCCGAAGATTCACAACGACACCTGTTTTGTCTTCGACGACATTCACTGGTCGGCGGAGATGGAACAGGCCTGGGAAGCTATCAAAGCCCACCCACAGGTCGTCGTGACGGTGGACCTGTTTTACGTCGGCCTGGTCTTTTTCCGGCAGCAGCAGCCGAAGCAGCATTTTACGCTGAAGTTTTAA
- a CDS encoding monooxygenase has translation MRRISSLFTYGAGLSAALLLGTLSCTKPAEDTPDPTEKASFDLLQEKILTTNCAMTGCHASESDGSFGQHKLVLASGKSYENLVNVAPANASAKTDGLLRVKPFNSLSSLFYHKLNTDAAHHGGKQYGNPMPLGRPPLSAGQIEFVRRWIEAGAPKTGSVADAALLDDQTGSNATFTPLAPPVTGQGLQLKIDPFDVKSNFERELFVRRLLNNSTDIYVKRVQIKMRPGSHHFIAYGFDRTTNLPAANQVRDLRNPDNSVNLATFLSMANHVFMAGSQSPNHDYTFPEGTALLLPANSSLDLNVHYVNKSDKVFQGEAFLNLFTVDKAEVKYAVKPINWSNESITTPPGQRRTHIKSFTFSKNVKVLALTSHMHKLGEKFVIRIKGGSRDGEVVYTTTDWEHPDIINFPTPISLKAGEGLTSEITYNNTTSKTVSFGLTSEEEMGIIFGYYYEE, from the coding sequence ATGCGAAGAATATCTTCTCTATTTACGTACGGAGCCGGGTTGAGCGCGGCTTTGCTGCTGGGCACTTTGTCCTGTACCAAACCCGCCGAGGATACTCCGGACCCCACCGAAAAAGCCAGCTTTGATCTGCTTCAGGAGAAAATCCTGACGACGAACTGCGCCATGACCGGCTGTCATGCCTCCGAGTCGGACGGCTCGTTCGGACAGCATAAGCTGGTGCTGGCGTCCGGGAAGTCCTACGAAAATCTGGTCAACGTCGCCCCGGCCAATGCTTCCGCCAAAACCGATGGGCTGCTGCGCGTAAAGCCGTTCAATTCGCTGAGCAGCCTGTTCTATCACAAACTGAACACCGACGCGGCTCACCACGGCGGCAAACAGTACGGCAACCCCATGCCGCTGGGCCGACCGCCCCTCTCGGCCGGACAGATTGAGTTTGTACGGCGCTGGATTGAGGCGGGCGCTCCCAAAACGGGCAGTGTGGCGGACGCGGCCCTGCTGGACGACCAGACCGGCAGCAACGCCACCTTTACGCCGCTGGCGCCGCCGGTTACCGGACAGGGACTCCAGCTTAAAATTGACCCCTTCGACGTCAAATCGAATTTCGAACGGGAATTATTCGTCCGGCGACTGCTCAATAATTCGACGGACATTTACGTCAAACGGGTGCAGATCAAGATGCGGCCGGGCAGCCACCACTTCATCGCCTACGGCTTCGACCGGACGACCAACCTGCCCGCCGCGAACCAAGTGCGGGACCTGCGCAATCCGGACAACTCGGTCAACCTCGCCACGTTTCTGTCGATGGCCAACCACGTGTTCATGGCCGGAAGCCAGTCGCCCAACCACGATTACACCTTCCCGGAAGGCACCGCCCTGCTGCTGCCCGCCAACAGCTCGCTCGACCTGAATGTGCACTACGTCAACAAGTCCGACAAGGTGTTTCAGGGCGAAGCGTTTCTGAACCTGTTTACGGTCGATAAAGCCGAAGTCAAATACGCGGTCAAGCCGATCAACTGGAGCAACGAGAGCATTACCACCCCGCCGGGTCAGCGCCGGACGCATATCAAGAGTTTTACGTTTTCGAAGAATGTCAAGGTGCTGGCGTTAACCTCGCACATGCACAAACTGGGCGAGAAGTTTGTCATCCGGATCAAGGGTGGCTCCCGCGACGGCGAAGTGGTCTACACGACCACGGACTGGGAACACCCCGACATCATCAACTTCCCCACGCCGATTTCGCTCAAAGCGGGCGAAGGGCTGACTTCGGAAATCACCTACAACAACACGACCTCCAAAACCGTCAGCTTCGGCCTCACCAGTGAGGAGGAAATGGGAATTATTTTTGGGTACTATTATGAAGAATGA